Proteins found in one Triticum aestivum cultivar Chinese Spring chromosome 4D, IWGSC CS RefSeq v2.1, whole genome shotgun sequence genomic segment:
- the LOC123096566 gene encoding neo-calmodulin: protein MDELSKEQIDEFRAAFNLFDKDGDGTITTKELGTVMRSLGQRPSEEELREMIAEVDTDGNGVVDFSEFLTLLDRKMRGAEDELREAFRVFDQDKNGFISLDEFRHVMVKLGERLSDEEVAEMLREADLDGDGQINYSEFARVMTAKMDSTATGSKPSAPPLFKNGLRVCRYLLAFRIMQIGRSNKRGRRKSQENSREMVGRKSQQNSREMVGEKTGGDADPPPDQGNKDKRGSCIPSCIIL, encoded by the exons ATGGATGAGCTGTCCAAGGAGCAGATCGACGAGTTCCGGGCGGCCTTCAACCTCTTCGACAAGGATGGCGACG GGACGATCACGACCAAGGAGCTCGGCACGGTGATGCGGTCGCTGGGGCAGCGCCCGtcggaggaggagctgcgggagaTGATCGCGGAGGTGGACACGGACGGCAACGGCGTCGTGGATTTCTCCGAGTTCCTGACCCTCCTCGACCGCAAGATGCGCGGCGCCGAGGACGAGCTCCGCGAGGCCTTCCGCGTCTTCGACCAGGACAAGAACGGCTTCATCTCGCTGGACGAGTTCCGGCACGTCATGGTCAAGCTCGGCGAGCGCCTCTCCGACGAGGAGGTCGCGGAGATGCTCCGCGAGGCCGACCTCGACGGCGACGGGCAGATCAACTACTCCGAGTTCGCCAGGGTCATGACGGCCAA AATGGACTCGACGGCGACGGGATCAAAACCATCGGCGCCGCCGCTCTTCAAGAATGGACTCCGGGTCTGCCGCTACCTTCTGGCCTTCCGGATCATGCAGATCGGCCGGAGTAATAAACGAGG ACGGCGGAAGTCACAGGAAAACAGCCGTGAGATGGTAGGGCGGAAGTCACAGCAAAACAGTCGTGAGATGGTAGGAGAGAAGACCGGCGGCGATGCCGATCCCCCGCCGGACCAAGGAAACAAGGACAAACGAGGAAGCTGCATCCCCTCATGTATCATCCTCTGA
- the LOC123096565 gene encoding CBL-interacting protein kinase 32 → MSTTKVKRRVGKYELGRTIGEGTFAKVRFARNTETGDPVAIKILDKEKLLKHKMVEQIKREIATMKLIKHPNVVRIHEVMGSKTKIYIVLEYVTGGELFDTIVNHGRMREDEARRYFQQLINAVDYCHSRGVYHRDLKPENLLLDSCGNLKVSDFGLSALSQQLKDDGLLHTTCGTPNYVAPEVLEDQGYDGAMADLWSCGVILFVLLAGYLPFEDSNLMALYKKISNAEFTFPPWTSFPAKRLLTRILDPNPITRITVQEMLEDEWFKKGYKRAEFDEKYDTTLDDVDAVFNDSEEHHVTEKKEEEPVALNAFELISMSAGLNLGNLFDSEQEFKRETRFTSKSSPKEILRKIEEAAKPLGFDIQKKNYKLRLEKVKAGRKGNLNVATEILRVGPSLHMVEVRKAKGDTLEFHKFYKNLSNTLKDVVWKSDDLQIQPS, encoded by the exons aTGAGTACAACCAAGGTGAAGAGGCGTGTGGGCAAGTATGAGCTAGGCCGGACCATCGGCGAGGGCACCTTCGCCAAGGTCAGGTTCGCCAGGAACACCGAGACCGGGGACCCCGTTGCCATCAAGATCTTGGacaaggagaagcttctcaagcACAAGATGGTCGAGCAG ATCAAGCGGGAAATCGCAACGATGAAGCTGATTAAGCATCCCAATGTTGTCCGCATACACGAG GTGATGGGAAGCAAAACAAAAATCTACATAGTTTTGGAATACGTCACCGGGGGCGAGCTCTTTGACACAATC GTTAACCATGGCAGAATGAGGGAAGATGAGGCAAGGAGATACTTCCAGCAGTTGATTAATGCGGTTGATTATTGCCATAGCAGGGGGGTGTACCACCGTGATTTAAAA CCAGAAAATCTATTACTTGATTCATGTGGAAATCTGAAGGTGTCTGATTTTGGGCTGAGCGCGCTATCTCAGCAGCTCAAG GATGACGGATTACTGCACACGACTTGTGGCACTCCAAATTATGTTGCACCAGAG GTCCTCGAAGATCAAGGCTATGATGGCGCAATGGCAGATTTGTGGTCATGTGGAGTAATTCTGTTTGTTCTGCTAGCAGGGTATTTGCCTTTTGAGGACTCTAATCTTATGGCCTTGTATAAGAAA ATATCAAATGCAGAGTTTACGTTTCCGCCTTGGACGTCTTTTCCTGCCAAGAGGTTGTTAACAAGAATCCTTGATCCAAATCCGATCACG AGAATAACAGTTCAAGAAATGCTAGAAGATGAGTGGTTCAAGAAAGGTTACAAGCGTGCGGAGTTTGATGAGAAGTATGACACAACACTGGATGATGTGGATGCTGTTTTCAATGATTCAGAA GAGCACCATGTaacagaaaagaaagaagaagaaccaGTAGCTCTGAATGcatttgaactgatttctatgtcAGCAGGCCTCAATCTTGGAAATTTATTCGACTCTGAGCAG GAATTTAAAAGAGAAACAAGGTTTACATCTAAAAGCTCGCCTAAAGAAATTCTCCGCAAGATTGAAGAAGCTGCAAAGCCTCTAGGATTTGATATTCAGAAGAAAAATTACAAG CTGAGACTAGAAAAGGTAAAAGCAGGAAGGAAGGGGAACCTCAATGTTGCTACCGAG ATACTGCGAGTCGGACCTTCTCTTCATATGGTTGAAGTTCGCAAAGCAAAAGGTGACACTCTAGAATTTCACAAG TTCTACAAGAACCTTTCAAACACCTTGAAGGACGTTGTTTGGAAATCCGACGATCTTCAGATCCAACCTTCCTAG